The Pseudanabaena sp. FACHB-2040 genome includes a window with the following:
- a CDS encoding potassium channel protein yields the protein MVSPSPSADSSTANANSPRAGFLVCGLGSLGQHCVANLKIFGVQVSAVNLARPEQWEIPQLPDLLDHLVIGDCRYAEVLEQAGVKQCRAVLLVTENERVNLEAALTARVLNPNVRIVVRSDKQNLNALLSLQLSNLIAFEPTELAAPAFALEAFGEELLGFFRIEEHRFQILRRQIRPEDAWCDRRRLYELETRNRRILRYRPFGHPKDEEDVLNAYSPSSQFYTWLPNVTLRAGDEIVVVETETERPTSGRQRLRWPQGAGLRPSRRSSLHLLWKKLWALHGWSDIERALLQFWQASYQQQIKRVAILCGLTVIVLCLLGTGLLYWTSPNSEMRLQDAFYASVVLLLGGYGDLFSDLVPDVRYPELIRLFSLMLTLVGTAFIGVLYALLTEKLLTLRFEFLARRPPVPEQDHVVVIWLGRVGRRVVSLLEELKQPVVGINPEALDAGMLPQLPLVTGDIAAGLGKVNLETAKSVVAVSDDEIQNLEMGLMAHRVNADCRLIIRTYDQQFSDKLAQLFPYAQVLCASAISAEAFAGAAFGEHVLSLFRLYNQTILVTQYTIEMGDTLSGHLLSEVAYGYGVVPIWHQRPNKSATVMPSEDIRLRPGDRLVVLATIRGLRRVEQADVAPRRWQIRVEMALTNDARFDGASELARVSGSDIGLARDFMTRLPAIFPAKLHRHQALRLVRLLSAAQVKAQMVSAEETLGR from the coding sequence ATGGTCTCTCCCTCCCCTTCGGCCGATTCCTCAACGGCAAATGCCAACTCTCCACGAGCTGGATTTCTAGTGTGTGGTCTAGGCAGTTTGGGCCAGCACTGTGTTGCTAACCTGAAGATCTTTGGTGTGCAGGTCAGTGCCGTAAACTTGGCCCGCCCTGAGCAGTGGGAAATCCCCCAACTGCCGGACTTGCTCGATCATCTGGTGATTGGTGATTGCCGCTACGCTGAGGTGCTGGAGCAGGCTGGGGTAAAGCAGTGCCGAGCGGTGCTGCTAGTGACTGAGAATGAGCGGGTCAATCTAGAGGCGGCGTTAACAGCCCGCGTGCTTAATCCCAACGTGCGGATTGTAGTGCGCTCGGACAAGCAAAACTTAAATGCTTTGCTCAGCCTGCAGCTCAGCAACCTGATTGCCTTTGAACCGACAGAACTGGCCGCTCCTGCCTTTGCCCTAGAGGCTTTTGGGGAGGAACTGCTGGGCTTTTTTCGCATTGAGGAGCATCGCTTTCAGATCTTGAGGCGGCAGATTCGCCCGGAAGATGCCTGGTGCGATCGTCGCCGCCTGTATGAGCTAGAAACACGCAACCGGCGCATTTTGCGCTACCGACCCTTTGGTCACCCCAAGGACGAGGAGGATGTCCTTAACGCCTACAGCCCCTCTAGCCAGTTTTACACCTGGCTGCCCAACGTAACGCTGCGGGCTGGGGATGAGATTGTGGTGGTCGAGACGGAGACCGAACGACCTACATCTGGGCGGCAGCGGTTGCGCTGGCCCCAAGGGGCTGGCCTCCGACCATCGCGCCGCTCCTCTCTACACCTACTTTGGAAGAAGCTGTGGGCTCTTCACGGCTGGTCCGATATTGAGCGAGCGTTACTGCAGTTTTGGCAGGCCAGCTACCAGCAGCAGATTAAACGGGTTGCCATCTTGTGCGGCCTGACGGTGATAGTCCTCTGTCTGCTAGGCACAGGGCTACTGTACTGGACTTCTCCCAACTCAGAAATGCGCCTACAGGATGCCTTTTATGCCTCAGTGGTGCTGCTGTTAGGAGGCTATGGCGATCTGTTTAGCGACCTAGTGCCCGACGTTCGCTACCCCGAGCTGATTCGGCTTTTTAGCCTGATGCTCACCTTGGTAGGAACAGCCTTCATCGGGGTGCTATATGCCCTGCTAACCGAGAAACTACTGACTCTAAGATTTGAGTTTTTGGCGCGGCGGCCTCCCGTGCCTGAGCAAGACCATGTAGTAGTGATCTGGCTAGGCCGAGTCGGGCGGCGAGTTGTGTCGTTGCTGGAGGAGCTAAAACAGCCTGTGGTTGGCATCAATCCTGAAGCGCTAGATGCCGGCATGCTGCCTCAACTGCCCTTAGTCACCGGAGACATTGCAGCAGGCCTAGGGAAAGTCAACCTGGAAACAGCCAAAAGCGTTGTTGCCGTCAGCGATGACGAAATTCAAAATCTGGAAATGGGGCTAATGGCTCATCGAGTCAATGCTGACTGCCGCCTGATTATTCGCACCTATGACCAGCAGTTTAGCGACAAACTGGCTCAGCTCTTTCCCTATGCCCAAGTGCTGTGTGCTTCAGCGATCTCGGCTGAAGCGTTTGCTGGGGCAGCCTTTGGTGAGCATGTTCTCAGCCTCTTTCGCCTCTACAACCAGACCATCCTGGTGACCCAATACACTATCGAAATGGGCGATACCCTATCTGGTCACCTACTCTCTGAAGTGGCCTACGGCTACGGCGTAGTGCCAATCTGGCACCAACGTCCCAACAAATCAGCGACCGTAATGCCTTCAGAAGATATTCGGCTGCGGCCTGGAGATCGGCTGGTAGTGCTGGCCACCATTCGTGGGCTGCGTCGGGTAGAGCAGGCAGATGTAGCCCCCCGACGCTGGCAAATCCGGGTGGAGATGGCCCTAACGAACGATGCCCGCTTTGATGGGGCTTCCGAACTGGCCCGGGTCTCAGGCTCTGACATTGGCCTAGCCCGAGACTTTATGACTCGGCTGCCCGCAATATTTCCCGCAAAGCTACACAGACATCAGGCGCTGCGGCTGGTGCGACTGCTGAGCGCAGCCCAGGTTAAGGCGCAGATGGTGTCGGCTGAGGAAACTTTAGGGAGATAG